CAGGTTTGTCGCGGTGAGCGCTGTGCTGACGGTTTCGGGGACACGCACGAGGTTGAGATAGTCGCCAAAGATCTTGGCGCAGCCGATGATCAACAGGATCGCGCCCGACACCTTTACCGATGCGGCAAGGATGCCGGTCAGGGTCTTCCAGTCGAGAACGCGGAAAATCGCCCCGGCGATGAAGAAAGCGCCAAAAGCGCCGAAGGCGGCCGCTTCGGACGGGGTGGCCAGACCGGTATAGATCGCCCCCAGAACGATTGCGACCAGCACCAGCGCGTGCCAGATGCCGCCAAGCGCCCGCACCCTTTCGCCCAAGGGCGCCATCGGGCCGGTTGCCTGTGGCGCGTCCTCGGGACGGATCAGGACGCGAATGTAGATATAGATCGACAGCGCCAGCGCCAGCGCGATCCCCGGCAGGATGCCACCGATAAAGAGCGCGCCGACCGACACGCCCGATACCGCGCCGTAGATGATGAAGGGCACCGAGGGCGGTATCAGCATCGCGAGCGCCCCCGAGGACGCGACAGAGCCCGCGGCCAGCCCGCGGGAATAGCCCCGGTCCAGCATCTGCGGCACCGCGATGGAACCGACAGCGGCGACGCCCGCGACCGACACGCCCGATACCGCGCCGAAGATCGCGGAAGCCCCCACTGTCGAAATCGCAAGCCCACCGCGGAGCCAGGAAAGCCACAGAGAGGCGGCGTGAAAGAGATTCTTGCCCACCGGCGTGGCGCCAAGGAAGTTCCCCATAAGGATGAACAGGGGCA
Above is a window of Sulfitobacter sp. HNIBRBA3233 DNA encoding:
- a CDS encoding TRAP transporter large permease; the protein is MIEPLLVVIALIGLIGFGAPIFLALGAAGLLGLWMARGSLAFFFAPTSFFGQLNSFELIALPLFILMGNFLGATPVGKNLFHAASLWLSWLRGGLAISTVGASAIFGAVSGVSVAGVAAVGSIAVPQMLDRGYSRGLAAGSVASSGALAMLIPPSVPFIIYGAVSGVSVGALFIGGILPGIALALALSIYIYIRVLIRPEDAPQATGPMAPLGERVRALGGIWHALVLVAIVLGAIYTGLATPSEAAAFGAFGAFFIAGAIFRVLDWKTLTGILAASVKVSGAILLIIGCAKIFGDYLNLVRVPETVSTALTATNLPAWAILVIIMLALVLLGMLVDAVSLIVVTTPILLPLIVQLGYDPLWFGIILVMNLEIAVVTPPVGLNLYALRGVCPMLSVEEIIRSVVPFVFVQFAMLMIFVLSPALSLWLPGLL